The Astatotilapia calliptera chromosome 17, fAstCal1.2, whole genome shotgun sequence genome has a segment encoding these proteins:
- the shank3b gene encoding SH3 and multiple ankyrin repeat domains protein 3 isoform X9: MPLSPAADTKHDRPRQQAVTNGNPAGSVVARDDEGEDTPTGNSIVVRIGIPDLQQTKCLRLDPELPVWTSKQRVLVTLTQSLSDVLNYGLFQPAFNGRAGKFLDEERLLKEYPLPPITPIPYLEFRYKRRVYTQSYVDDKQLAKLHTKANLKRFMEHVHQKNVEKVSKWLEKGLDPNFHDSDTGECPLTLAVQLEESCELIKVLRNGGAHLDFRTRDGITALHRAVLCRNSAALTTLLDLGASPDYKDSRGLTPLYHSAMVGGAPYCCELLLQDHATIGMTDENGWQEIHQACRYGNVQHLEHLLFYGADMSSQNASGNTALHLCALYNQDSCARVLLFRGANKDIKNYNNQTAFQVAIIAGNFDLAEIIKIHKTSDVGVQVVPFRETPSYTKRRRMGLTRTTAGNGLSSPRSLIRSASDNALESPASSPGPSLQSLETHHDTHTHSLRRHTRRLSPSGGGHVETSPPSSPPPTPQMRKRRLYSAVPGRTFIATRSHVPQGTGEIQLHRGERVKVLSIGEGGFWEGSVKGRTGWFPADCVEEVQMRQYDPRLETREDRTKRLFRHYTVGSYDNYTSYSDYVIEEKTAVLQKRESEGFGFVLRGAKAETPIEEFAPTPAFPALQYLESVDQGGVAWRAGLRTGDFLIEVNGTNVVKVGHRQVVSLIRQGGSRLLMKVVSVSRKSETNLIRKKAPPPPKRAPSTSLTLRSKSMTADLEEIARRRRFEKLDEMLAGSQQEVVLRGRPSDDFRAATVKQRPTSRRITQAEINSLFERQGLVPPSAPEKSTMPLPRGMSRTKSFGTPDDDRITALINESRFPRSSSLTDSFIPPPPQTAPPPPPSASSTSSLFILDSGPPPSFLPPPPPARGDGLTRSSFKPGAEPRLQELSDSPTRSHTHAERQRKARSMIILQDTPPPLQPDAHGAPATHTLHTATHTATHTLHTATHTSTLSLHSTSPALGHSPLSRRRGRAIENPYANVGQQAPPTKPQRRKSPLLKQLPVEEQGLGIKDHDSSKEGGGPSSPSRAELYQQQVLSERARVQGRRSSLFLSVEGAGSENQAPPLLTQSHSMDDLGELPPPAPVLSPSPTPHTFLHPLTGKPLDPSSPLALALAARERALTARTPSPEPRTKHASGSTTPIPTPAASPEGRHKRTPITTPQSSPEPRSKRTTPQTSPEQRTKRTTPQTSPELRHKRITPPLFPDGQVERPETEGGVTSPAAPSPERWRPSPLPPLANEAHSPLIDRRRSLTVGSSEEEGGAYTVTLPPALLSSSDEETREELRRIGLVTPPPGFSSPPAAPPPSSLTLLPRRGGEGGGGESGPESLGRRGDEEEGGDERLHDSSSSPSSLPPSITLASPPAPSSPSSPPATHPSPSSAAVSPSGLKPRLRSPIGRGRSALRDPLLKQSSDSELLPSAASSSSPSSPLCSSPTSGGGRQPRYLFQRRSKLWGGGDQDRRGLSPEEGGGRPAALGGQGSGSAVDLTSRSASALELSGRAGSGLDLANRLQLLNKDSHSLGEEPSPLDPGRRSPVGGARCVDSGESKS, from the exons ATGCCTCTGAGTCCGGCTGCTGACACCAAACATGATCGCCCGCGGCAACAGGCGGTTACAAACGGCAACCCGGCAGGCTCTGTTGTTGCCAGGGACGACGAGGGAGAGGACACGCCCACTGGGAACAGCATCGTCGTCCGCATCGGCATCCCGGACCTGCAGCAGACg AAGTGTTTGCGGTTGGACCCAGAGTTACCAGTTTGGACCAGTAAGCAGAGGGTTCTGGTGACGTTGACTCAGTCTCTGTCGGATGTTTTGAACTATGGTCTCTTCCAGCCGGCGTTCAACGGCCGAGCCGGAAAGTTTCTGGACGAGGAGCGGCTGCTGAAGGAGTATCCTCTCCCGCCCATCACACCCATCCCGTACCTGGAG TTTCGTTACAAGAGGAGAGTTTACACCCAGAGTTACGTGGATGACAAGCAGCTGGCAAAGCTGCATACCAAG GCCAATCTGAAGCGCTTCATGGAACATGTTCACCAGAAGAATGTGGAGAAGGTCTCCAAGTGGTTGGAAAAAGGCCTCGATCCCAACTTTCACGACTCTGACACGGGAG AGTGTCCTCTGACTCTGGCCGTGCAGCTGGAGGAGAGCTGCGAGCTGATTAAAGTTCTTCGCAATGGAGGAGCTCACCTGGACTTCAGGACCAGGGACGGCATCACTGCCCTTCACCGGGCCGTCCTCTGCAGAAACAGCGCCGCCCTCACC ACTCTGCTGGACCTCGGGGCATCTCCAGACTACAAGGACAGCAGAGGCCTCACTCCGCTCTATCACTCGGCCATGGTGGGCGGCGCCCCCTACTgctgtgagctgctgctgcaggaccACGCCACCATCG GGATGACAGATGAGAACGGGTGGCAGGAAATCCATcag GCATGTCGCTATGGCAACGTGCAGCACTTGGAGCACCTGCTGTTCTATGGCGCTGACATGAGTTCCCAGAATGCATCAGGAAACACTGCACTGCACCTCTGCGCTCTGTACaaccag GATAGTTGTGCCCGAGTGTTGCTGTTCAGAGGAGCCAACAAGGACATCAAGAACTACAACAACCAGACGGCCTTTCAG gtggcAATCATTGCCGGGAATTTTGATCTGGCAGAAATCATAAAAATCCACAAAACGTCTGACGTTG gCGTCCAAGTAGTTCCCTTCAGAGAAACTCCCTCCTATACCAAGCGCCGCCGCATGGGCTTGACCCGGACAACAGCTGGAAACGGCCTGTCATCTCCTCGCTCCCTGATTCGCTCAGCCAGTGACAATGCCTTGGAAAGCCCTGCCTCCTCACCTGGCCCCTCCCTTCAAAGCCTGGAGACGCACCacgacacgcacacacactcgctaCGCCGACACACACGCCGACTCAG TCCAAGTGGGGGAGGTCATGTGGAGACCagccctccctcctctcctcccccgACCCCacagatgaggaagaggaggctgtATAGCGCCGTCCCGGGACGCACCTTCATCGCCACCCGGTCCCACGTCCCTCAGGGGACTGGAGAGATCCAGCTGCACCGAGGAGAGCGGGTCAAAG TTCTCTCTATCGGTGAAGGAGGATTCTGGGAAGGAAGCGTTAAAGGCCGAACCGGCTGGTTTCCTGCCGACTGTGTGGAAGAAGTCCAGATGAGACAATACGACCCAAGACTGG AGACGCGAGAGGACCGCACCAAGAGACTGTTCAGACACTACACTGTAGGATCCTACGACAACTACACCTCCTACAG CGATTATGTGATCGAGGAGAAGACAGCCGTGCTGCAGAAGAGGGAGAGCGAAGGATTTGGCTTCGTCCTCAGAGGAGCTAAAG CTGAGACGCCCATTGAGGAGTTCGCTCCAACCCCGGCGTTTCCCGCCCTTCAGTACCTGGAGTCAGTTGACCAAGGGGGCGTGGCATGGAGGGCGGGGCTACGGACCGGAGACTTTCTCATTGAG GTGAACGGTACCAACGTGGTGAAGGTGGGTCATCGGCAGGTCGTCTCTCTAATCCGGCAGGGAGGAAGTCGCCTCCTGATGAAAGTCGTCTCAGTTTCCAGGAAATCTGAAACCAACCTGATCAGGAAAAAAG CACCGCCCCCTCCAAAACGAGCCCCCAGCACCTCCCTGACCCTGCGATCCAAGTCCATGACGGCTGACCTGGAGGAGatag CCAGGAGGAGACGCTTCG AGAAACTGGATGAGATGTTGGCCGGAAGTCAACAGGAAGTCGTCTTGAGGGGCCGCCCATCAGATGACTTCAGGGCGGCGACGGTGAAGCAGAGGCCAACCAGCCGGCGTATCACACAGGCAGAGATCAAT TCGCTGTTTGAGCGTCAGGGTCTGGTGCCCCCTTCAGCTCCAGAGAAGAGCACCATGCCTTTACCCAGAGGGATGTCCAGAACCAAGAGTTTTG GCACACCGGACGACGACAGAATCACAGCTCTGATCAATGAAAGTCGGTTTCCACGGAGCTCTTCGCTGACAGACAGCTtcatccctcctcctcctcagacaGCACCGCCTCCTCCACCCTCTGCATCCTCTACCTCCTCGCTCTTCATACTCGACTCTGGCCCTCCTCCctcttttctccctcctcctcctccagcacgAGGAGATGGACTGACCCGCTCTAGTTTCAAGCCAGGGGCAGAGCCAAGGCTTCAGGAGCTTTCAGATTCACCAACGAGGAGCCACACCCACGCCGAGCGGCAGAGGAAAGCAAGGTCCATGATCATCCTGCAGGACACGCCTCCACCACTGCAGCCTGATGCTCACGGTGCCCCTGCTACTCACACACTTCACACCGCCACACACACCGCCACACACACGCTTCACACCGCGACACACACATCTACGCTATCTCTGCACAGCACTAGCCCCGCCCTTGGCCACTCACCTCTGTCGCGACGTCGGGGAAGAGCAATAGAAAACCCCTATGCTAATGTGGGACAACAGGCTCCGCCTACCAAACCCCAGAGGAGGAAGTCACCATTACTGAAACAACTTCCTGTTGAAGAGCAGG GTCTTGGGATCAAAGATCACGATTCATCCAAAGAAGGAGGTGGACCCAGCAGCCCCAGCAGGGCTGAGCTGTACCAGCAGCAGGTTCTTTCAGAGCGTGCTCGAGTTCAGGGTCGCCGGTCGTCTCTCTTCTTGTCAGTGGAGGGAGCGGGGTCCGAAAATCAGGCACCGCCTCTTCTGACGCAGAGCCACTCGATGGATGACCTCGGCGAGCTTCCCCCTCCAGCTCCGGTCCTGTCACCTTCACCGACGCCTCATACCTTCCTCCACCCACTGACAGGGAAACCTCTAG ACCCGTCCTCTCCACTCGCCCTGGCACTTGCTGCAAGAGAACGAGCGCTCACCGCCCGCACACCGAGCCCTGAGCCTCGAACTAAACACGCTTCTGGCTCCACCACACCAATCCCCACCCCGGCTGCCAGTCCTGAGGGCAGACACAAGCGAACGCCCATCACCACCCCACAAAGCAGTCCTGAGCCACGATCCAAGCGCACCACTCCTCAGACAAGCCCTGAGCAGCGGACCAAACGCACCACTCCCCAAACGAGTCCTGAGTTAAGGCATAAACGCATAACCCCACCCCTTTTCCCAGATGGACAAGTTGAGCGCCCAGAAACAGAGGGAGGAGTGACATCACCTGCCGCACCCTCCCCTGAGCGCTGGAGACCCTCCCCTTTGCCACCACTGGCCAATGAGGCTCATTCTCCTCTGATTGATAGACGTAGAAGCCTCACAGTTGGCAGttcagaggaggagggaggggctTACACAGTGACACTCCCACCTGCCTTGTTATCATCCAGCGATGAGGAAACTAGGGAGGAGCTGCGTAGAATTGGTCTGGTGACTCCCCCTCCTGGCTTTAGCAGccctcctgctgctcctcccCCATCCTCTCTCACCTTGTTGCCACGACGAggtggagagggagggggaggagagagTGGTCCTGAATCTTTGGGTAGACGAGGAGATGAGGAGGAAGGAGGTGATGAAAGGCTTCATGACAGCTCGTCTTCCCCAAGCTCCCTTCCACCCTCCATCACCCTGgcttctcctcctgctccatCTTCCCCATCTTCCCCACCCGCTACTCACCCATCTCCTTCATCCGCCGCCGTTTCCCCATCAGGTTTGAAGCCTCGCCTTCGTTCACCTATCGGTCGAGGACGTTCTGCACTCCGGGACCCCCTATTAAAGCAGTCGTCAGACAGTGAGCTCCTCCcatctgctgcatcatcatcctccccctcctccccactTTGCTCCTCTCCCACCAGTGGCGGAGGCCGACAGCCACGCTATTTGTTTCAAAGGAGGTCTAAGTTGTGGGGGGGTGGGGATCAAGATCGACGGGGCCTCAGTCCAGAGGAAGGGGGGGGGCGTCCAGCAGCCTTGGGAGGCCAGGGATCCGGCTCAGCTGTGGATCTAACAAGCCGGTCAGCTTCTGCACTAGAGCTAAGCGGCAGAGCGGGGTCTGGACTGGATCTAGCCAATCGGCTACAGCTGCTCAACAAAGATAGCCACTCTCTGGGGGAGGAGCCAAGCCCCCTCGATCCAGGTCGAAGGTCACCAGTAGGAGGTGCCAG ATGTGTGGACAGTGGGGAGAGTAAATCGTAG
- the shank3b gene encoding SH3 and multiple ankyrin repeat domains protein 3 isoform X3 — translation MPLSPAADTKHDRPRQQAVTNGNPAGSVVARDDEGEDTPTGNSIVVRIGIPDLQQTKCLRLDPELPVWTSKQRVLVTLTQSLSDVLNYGLFQPAFNGRAGKFLDEERLLKEYPLPPITPIPYLEFRYKRRVYTQSYVDDKQLAKLHTKANLKRFMEHVHQKNVEKVSKWLEKGLDPNFHDSDTGECPLTLAVQLEESCELIKVLRNGGAHLDFRTRDGITALHRAVLCRNSAALTTLLDLGASPDYKDSRGLTPLYHSAMVGGAPYCCELLLQDHATIGMTDENGWQEIHQACRYGNVQHLEHLLFYGADMSSQNASGNTALHLCALYNQDSCARVLLFRGANKDIKNYNNQTAFQVAIIAGNFDLAEIIKIHKTSDVVPFRETPSYTKRRRMGLTRTTAGNGLSSPRSLIRSASDNALESPASSPGPSLQSLETHHDTHTHSLRRHTRRLSPSGGGHVETSPPSSPPPTPQMRKRRLYSAVPGRTFIATRSHVPQGTGEIQLHRGERVKVLSIGEGGFWEGSVKGRTGWFPADCVEEVQMRQYDPRLETREDRTKRLFRHYTVGSYDNYTSYSDYVIEEKTAVLQKRESEGFGFVLRGAKAETPIEEFAPTPAFPALQYLESVDQGGVAWRAGLRTGDFLIEVNGTNVVKVGHRQVVSLIRQGGSRLLMKVVSVSRKSETNLIRKKAPPPPKRAPSTSLTLRSKSMTADLEEIARRRRFEKLDEMLAGSQQEVVLRGRPSDDFRAATVKQRPTSRRITQAEINSLFERQGLVPPSAPEKSTMPLPRGMSRTKSFGTPDDDRITALINESRFPRSSSLTDSFIPPPPQTAPPPPPSASSTSSLFILDSGPPPSFLPPPPPARGDGLTRSSFKPGAEPRLQELSDSPTRSHTHAERQRKARSMIILQDTPPPLQPDAHGAPATHTLHTATHTATHTLHTATHTSTLSLHSTSPALGHSPLSRRRGRAIENPYANVGQQAPPTKPQRRKSPLLKQLPVEEQGLGIKDHDSSKEGGGPSSPSRAELYQQQVLSERARVQGRRSSLFLSVEGAGSENQAPPLLTQSHSMDDLGELPPPAPVLSPSPTPHTFLHPLTGKPLDPSSPLALALAARERALTARTPSPEPRTKHASGSTTPIPTPAASPEGRHKRTPITTPQSSPEPRSKRTTPQTSPEQRTKRTTPQTSPELRHKRITPPLFPDGQVERPETEGGVTSPAAPSPERWRPSPLPPLANEAHSPLIDRRRSLTVGSSEEEGGAYTVTLPPALLSSSDEETREELRRIGLVTPPPGFSSPPAAPPPSSLTLLPRRGGEGGGGESGPESLGRRGDEEEGGDERLHDSSSSPSSLPPSITLASPPAPSSPSSPPATHPSPSSAAVSPSGLKPRLRSPIGRGRSALRDPLLKQSSDSELLPSAASSSSPSSPLCSSPTSGGGRQPRYLFQRRSKLWGGGDQDRRGLSPEEGGGRPAALGGQGSGSAVDLTSRSASALELSGRAGSGLDLANRLQLLNKDSHSLGEEPSPLDPGRRSPVGGARCVDSGESKSLFSSLGELHTISQRGYGASYTVRPGSRYPVTRRSPSPSPSPSDRSVGLPSTTAPCSERPDLSSGRGLTILKSSSLSLPSEPKEVRFVMRSASARTRSRSPSPSPHASPCPSPVLSGPLLSLRPWRQRPLNLWNKYDVGDWLESVGLAEHRQRFQDHEIEGSHLPALTKEDYVELGVTRLGHRINIERALRQLLDGST, via the exons ATGCCTCTGAGTCCGGCTGCTGACACCAAACATGATCGCCCGCGGCAACAGGCGGTTACAAACGGCAACCCGGCAGGCTCTGTTGTTGCCAGGGACGACGAGGGAGAGGACACGCCCACTGGGAACAGCATCGTCGTCCGCATCGGCATCCCGGACCTGCAGCAGACg AAGTGTTTGCGGTTGGACCCAGAGTTACCAGTTTGGACCAGTAAGCAGAGGGTTCTGGTGACGTTGACTCAGTCTCTGTCGGATGTTTTGAACTATGGTCTCTTCCAGCCGGCGTTCAACGGCCGAGCCGGAAAGTTTCTGGACGAGGAGCGGCTGCTGAAGGAGTATCCTCTCCCGCCCATCACACCCATCCCGTACCTGGAG TTTCGTTACAAGAGGAGAGTTTACACCCAGAGTTACGTGGATGACAAGCAGCTGGCAAAGCTGCATACCAAG GCCAATCTGAAGCGCTTCATGGAACATGTTCACCAGAAGAATGTGGAGAAGGTCTCCAAGTGGTTGGAAAAAGGCCTCGATCCCAACTTTCACGACTCTGACACGGGAG AGTGTCCTCTGACTCTGGCCGTGCAGCTGGAGGAGAGCTGCGAGCTGATTAAAGTTCTTCGCAATGGAGGAGCTCACCTGGACTTCAGGACCAGGGACGGCATCACTGCCCTTCACCGGGCCGTCCTCTGCAGAAACAGCGCCGCCCTCACC ACTCTGCTGGACCTCGGGGCATCTCCAGACTACAAGGACAGCAGAGGCCTCACTCCGCTCTATCACTCGGCCATGGTGGGCGGCGCCCCCTACTgctgtgagctgctgctgcaggaccACGCCACCATCG GGATGACAGATGAGAACGGGTGGCAGGAAATCCATcag GCATGTCGCTATGGCAACGTGCAGCACTTGGAGCACCTGCTGTTCTATGGCGCTGACATGAGTTCCCAGAATGCATCAGGAAACACTGCACTGCACCTCTGCGCTCTGTACaaccag GATAGTTGTGCCCGAGTGTTGCTGTTCAGAGGAGCCAACAAGGACATCAAGAACTACAACAACCAGACGGCCTTTCAG gtggcAATCATTGCCGGGAATTTTGATCTGGCAGAAATCATAAAAATCCACAAAACGTCTGACGTTG TTCCCTTCAGAGAAACTCCCTCCTATACCAAGCGCCGCCGCATGGGCTTGACCCGGACAACAGCTGGAAACGGCCTGTCATCTCCTCGCTCCCTGATTCGCTCAGCCAGTGACAATGCCTTGGAAAGCCCTGCCTCCTCACCTGGCCCCTCCCTTCAAAGCCTGGAGACGCACCacgacacgcacacacactcgctaCGCCGACACACACGCCGACTCAG TCCAAGTGGGGGAGGTCATGTGGAGACCagccctccctcctctcctcccccgACCCCacagatgaggaagaggaggctgtATAGCGCCGTCCCGGGACGCACCTTCATCGCCACCCGGTCCCACGTCCCTCAGGGGACTGGAGAGATCCAGCTGCACCGAGGAGAGCGGGTCAAAG TTCTCTCTATCGGTGAAGGAGGATTCTGGGAAGGAAGCGTTAAAGGCCGAACCGGCTGGTTTCCTGCCGACTGTGTGGAAGAAGTCCAGATGAGACAATACGACCCAAGACTGG AGACGCGAGAGGACCGCACCAAGAGACTGTTCAGACACTACACTGTAGGATCCTACGACAACTACACCTCCTACAG CGATTATGTGATCGAGGAGAAGACAGCCGTGCTGCAGAAGAGGGAGAGCGAAGGATTTGGCTTCGTCCTCAGAGGAGCTAAAG CTGAGACGCCCATTGAGGAGTTCGCTCCAACCCCGGCGTTTCCCGCCCTTCAGTACCTGGAGTCAGTTGACCAAGGGGGCGTGGCATGGAGGGCGGGGCTACGGACCGGAGACTTTCTCATTGAG GTGAACGGTACCAACGTGGTGAAGGTGGGTCATCGGCAGGTCGTCTCTCTAATCCGGCAGGGAGGAAGTCGCCTCCTGATGAAAGTCGTCTCAGTTTCCAGGAAATCTGAAACCAACCTGATCAGGAAAAAAG CACCGCCCCCTCCAAAACGAGCCCCCAGCACCTCCCTGACCCTGCGATCCAAGTCCATGACGGCTGACCTGGAGGAGatag CCAGGAGGAGACGCTTCG AGAAACTGGATGAGATGTTGGCCGGAAGTCAACAGGAAGTCGTCTTGAGGGGCCGCCCATCAGATGACTTCAGGGCGGCGACGGTGAAGCAGAGGCCAACCAGCCGGCGTATCACACAGGCAGAGATCAAT TCGCTGTTTGAGCGTCAGGGTCTGGTGCCCCCTTCAGCTCCAGAGAAGAGCACCATGCCTTTACCCAGAGGGATGTCCAGAACCAAGAGTTTTG GCACACCGGACGACGACAGAATCACAGCTCTGATCAATGAAAGTCGGTTTCCACGGAGCTCTTCGCTGACAGACAGCTtcatccctcctcctcctcagacaGCACCGCCTCCTCCACCCTCTGCATCCTCTACCTCCTCGCTCTTCATACTCGACTCTGGCCCTCCTCCctcttttctccctcctcctcctccagcacgAGGAGATGGACTGACCCGCTCTAGTTTCAAGCCAGGGGCAGAGCCAAGGCTTCAGGAGCTTTCAGATTCACCAACGAGGAGCCACACCCACGCCGAGCGGCAGAGGAAAGCAAGGTCCATGATCATCCTGCAGGACACGCCTCCACCACTGCAGCCTGATGCTCACGGTGCCCCTGCTACTCACACACTTCACACCGCCACACACACCGCCACACACACGCTTCACACCGCGACACACACATCTACGCTATCTCTGCACAGCACTAGCCCCGCCCTTGGCCACTCACCTCTGTCGCGACGTCGGGGAAGAGCAATAGAAAACCCCTATGCTAATGTGGGACAACAGGCTCCGCCTACCAAACCCCAGAGGAGGAAGTCACCATTACTGAAACAACTTCCTGTTGAAGAGCAGG GTCTTGGGATCAAAGATCACGATTCATCCAAAGAAGGAGGTGGACCCAGCAGCCCCAGCAGGGCTGAGCTGTACCAGCAGCAGGTTCTTTCAGAGCGTGCTCGAGTTCAGGGTCGCCGGTCGTCTCTCTTCTTGTCAGTGGAGGGAGCGGGGTCCGAAAATCAGGCACCGCCTCTTCTGACGCAGAGCCACTCGATGGATGACCTCGGCGAGCTTCCCCCTCCAGCTCCGGTCCTGTCACCTTCACCGACGCCTCATACCTTCCTCCACCCACTGACAGGGAAACCTCTAG ACCCGTCCTCTCCACTCGCCCTGGCACTTGCTGCAAGAGAACGAGCGCTCACCGCCCGCACACCGAGCCCTGAGCCTCGAACTAAACACGCTTCTGGCTCCACCACACCAATCCCCACCCCGGCTGCCAGTCCTGAGGGCAGACACAAGCGAACGCCCATCACCACCCCACAAAGCAGTCCTGAGCCACGATCCAAGCGCACCACTCCTCAGACAAGCCCTGAGCAGCGGACCAAACGCACCACTCCCCAAACGAGTCCTGAGTTAAGGCATAAACGCATAACCCCACCCCTTTTCCCAGATGGACAAGTTGAGCGCCCAGAAACAGAGGGAGGAGTGACATCACCTGCCGCACCCTCCCCTGAGCGCTGGAGACCCTCCCCTTTGCCACCACTGGCCAATGAGGCTCATTCTCCTCTGATTGATAGACGTAGAAGCCTCACAGTTGGCAGttcagaggaggagggaggggctTACACAGTGACACTCCCACCTGCCTTGTTATCATCCAGCGATGAGGAAACTAGGGAGGAGCTGCGTAGAATTGGTCTGGTGACTCCCCCTCCTGGCTTTAGCAGccctcctgctgctcctcccCCATCCTCTCTCACCTTGTTGCCACGACGAggtggagagggagggggaggagagagTGGTCCTGAATCTTTGGGTAGACGAGGAGATGAGGAGGAAGGAGGTGATGAAAGGCTTCATGACAGCTCGTCTTCCCCAAGCTCCCTTCCACCCTCCATCACCCTGgcttctcctcctgctccatCTTCCCCATCTTCCCCACCCGCTACTCACCCATCTCCTTCATCCGCCGCCGTTTCCCCATCAGGTTTGAAGCCTCGCCTTCGTTCACCTATCGGTCGAGGACGTTCTGCACTCCGGGACCCCCTATTAAAGCAGTCGTCAGACAGTGAGCTCCTCCcatctgctgcatcatcatcctccccctcctccccactTTGCTCCTCTCCCACCAGTGGCGGAGGCCGACAGCCACGCTATTTGTTTCAAAGGAGGTCTAAGTTGTGGGGGGGTGGGGATCAAGATCGACGGGGCCTCAGTCCAGAGGAAGGGGGGGGGCGTCCAGCAGCCTTGGGAGGCCAGGGATCCGGCTCAGCTGTGGATCTAACAAGCCGGTCAGCTTCTGCACTAGAGCTAAGCGGCAGAGCGGGGTCTGGACTGGATCTAGCCAATCGGCTACAGCTGCTCAACAAAGATAGCCACTCTCTGGGGGAGGAGCCAAGCCCCCTCGATCCAGGTCGAAGGTCACCAGTAGGAGGTGCCAG ATGTGTGGACAGTGGGGAGAGTAAATC GTTGTTCTCCAGTCTCGGTGAACTTCACACCATCTCCCAGAGAGGATATGGCGCCTCCTATACAGTCCGACCTGGAAGTCGCTACCCTGTCACTCGCCGGAGCCCTTCTCCTTCTCCCTCGCCCTCTGATAGGTCAGTGGGACTCCCCTCCACTACCGCCCCCTGCTCTGAAAGGCCAGATCTGAGCTCAGGTCGCGGTCTAACCATCCTAAAGTCCTCCAGTCTCAGCCTCCCCTCAGAACCAAAGGAGGTTCGGTTTGTGATGCGAAGCGCCAGTGCACGAACCAGATCCCGTTCCCCTTCCCCTTCACCCCATGCCTCGCCCTGCCCCTCCCCGGTCCTCAGTGGGCCCTTGTTGTCCCTACGACCATGGAGGCAGCGGCCCCTCAACTTGTGGAATAAATACGATGTGGGTGACTGGCTGGAGAGCGTGGGTCTGGCCGAACACCGCCAGCGCTTCCAGGACCACGAGATTGAAGGCTCCCATCTCCCTGCCCTCACCAAAGAGGACTACGTGGAGCTGGGAGTCACCAGGCTGGGACACCGGATCAACATTGAGAGGGCACTCCGACAGCTGCTGGATGGTTCCACTTGA